In Pontibacillus yanchengensis, the following are encoded in one genomic region:
- a CDS encoding DUF3907 family protein yields the protein MNNQLVMTQLEEVRDVLGTSVRKISHFLNQYSIQQLLEEEGSHDKGYYALLLKALRRLEVFCDEAYEKVQGLMNSQSFHRPVAEKALYGIYHQCIMEFFSPKSDAWGEDSRAAYTGKNAITYFHQPPYALRKLMNELEDGFQQIREDLAFYESDYFNRKNDTNKRSSS from the coding sequence ATGAATAACCAGTTGGTTATGACTCAATTGGAAGAAGTAAGAGACGTTTTGGGTACTTCTGTACGAAAAATAAGTCATTTCCTTAATCAATATTCTATTCAACAATTGCTAGAAGAAGAAGGTAGTCATGACAAAGGTTATTACGCTTTATTATTGAAGGCATTAAGACGATTAGAGGTCTTTTGTGATGAAGCTTATGAAAAAGTGCAAGGTCTTATGAATTCCCAATCCTTTCATAGACCTGTTGCTGAGAAAGCTTTATATGGTATCTACCACCAATGCATAATGGAATTCTTCTCTCCGAAGAGTGACGCTTGGGGAGAAGATAGCAGAGCAGCTTATACGGGTAAGAATGCGATAACGTATTTTCATCAGCCTCCGTATGCATTAAGGAAATTAATGAATGAATTAGAAGACGGTTTTCAACAAATTAGAGAAGATTTAGCTTTCTATGAATCAGACTATTTTAACCGAAAAAATGACACGAATAAACGCTCCTCATCATAG
- a CDS encoding superoxide dismutase translates to MLTAKKQYLHSLLNWAEEVEKKVNSTHMSEENQKKWNNQMKEWKKDIQEVLQQDDISHEQMNNLQAQGQKLLQSLGAYYDNEREKKSVPTGEHKLPPLPYPYDALEPYISKEIMRLHHDVHHKSYVDGLNKAENKLAELRKTGKDDLIKHWLRQQSFNGSGHFLHTIFWFNMKPNGGGKPKGDLLKQINKDFGSFAAFKKQFSDAAKSVEGVGWAILVWEMRSGRLAIQTVEKHQMFSLWDVVPLLVLDVWEHAYYLQYQTKRGDYVKNWWNIVNWDDVATRFNSVKDLIWSLY, encoded by the coding sequence ATGCTAACAGCAAAAAAACAATACCTACATTCGTTGTTGAATTGGGCTGAAGAAGTAGAAAAAAAAGTTAATAGCACTCATATGTCTGAAGAAAATCAAAAAAAATGGAATAACCAAATGAAGGAGTGGAAAAAAGACATTCAAGAAGTGTTGCAACAAGATGATATCTCTCATGAACAAATGAACAACCTTCAAGCTCAAGGACAAAAATTACTGCAAAGCTTGGGTGCTTATTATGACAATGAGCGGGAAAAGAAATCAGTTCCCACTGGAGAGCATAAATTGCCACCACTACCTTATCCTTATGACGCCCTAGAGCCATATATTTCGAAGGAAATTATGCGGCTTCATCACGATGTGCATCACAAATCGTATGTGGATGGTTTGAACAAGGCAGAAAACAAGTTAGCTGAACTCAGAAAGACAGGTAAAGATGACTTAATTAAGCATTGGTTACGACAACAATCATTTAATGGCTCGGGACATTTCTTACACACGATATTTTGGTTTAACATGAAGCCAAATGGTGGTGGCAAACCAAAGGGAGATCTGTTAAAGCAAATCAATAAGGATTTTGGAAGTTTTGCGGCATTTAAAAAACAATTTTCTGATGCTGCCAAGTCAGTTGAAGGGGTAGGATGGGCGATATTAGTATGGGAGATGCGTTCAGGCCGCTTAGCCATTCAAACCGTTGAGAAACACCAAATGTTTTCACTATGGGATGTTGTGCCTCTTCTTGTCCTAGATGTATGGGAGCATGCGTATTACCTGCAATATCAAACAAAACGTGGGGACTACGTGAAAAATTGGTGGAATATAGTTAATTGGGATGATGTGGCAACACGTTTTAATTCTGTGAAAGATTTAATTTGGAGCTTATACTAA
- a CDS encoding D-alanyl-D-alanine carboxypeptidase family protein, whose product MRLKWLMIILLCLLIVHTPIMSYASPGVSARNAVLMEQSTGRVLFEKQAHNKEKIASITKIMTAIVAIESGMLEDTVKVSKRAVYEEGSSVYLEQGEKMKLKDLVYGLMLRSGNDAATAIAEHVGGSLEGFVFLMNQKAAWIGMENSHFANPHGLDAEDHYSTAYDMALLTRYAMNNEVFRKVSSTTTYKAESRTYAWGNKNKMLTKYYAHSTGGKTGYTKAAGRTLVSTAEKDGMELIMVTLNAPDDWNDHRSMFEWGYETYDLREIQEKGGLQLEEQHNEGASGYLWEPVIVPLTKEEAAKIEEITYTLKPNNLESIHTVLGKAVYQLNGKEIVEVSVMAEPAKVQSFWEDTVEVFKRMLGVY is encoded by the coding sequence TTGAGATTGAAGTGGCTTATGATTATTCTATTATGTTTGCTAATAGTACATACACCGATAATGAGTTACGCAAGTCCTGGTGTGTCAGCGCGAAATGCAGTTCTTATGGAGCAATCTACTGGACGAGTCTTGTTCGAGAAACAGGCGCATAATAAAGAAAAAATAGCTAGTATAACCAAGATTATGACAGCAATTGTAGCAATTGAATCTGGAATGCTAGAAGATACTGTGAAAGTGTCAAAACGTGCAGTTTATGAGGAAGGTTCGTCAGTTTACTTAGAACAAGGCGAAAAAATGAAGCTAAAAGATTTGGTATATGGGCTCATGCTACGGTCGGGTAATGACGCTGCGACAGCTATTGCGGAACATGTAGGAGGTAGTTTAGAAGGTTTCGTTTTTTTGATGAACCAAAAGGCTGCATGGATTGGGATGGAAAATTCCCATTTTGCTAATCCTCATGGATTGGATGCGGAAGATCATTATTCTACAGCCTATGATATGGCTCTCCTTACTCGGTATGCTATGAATAACGAGGTATTTAGAAAAGTTTCAAGTACAACAACCTATAAAGCAGAATCTCGAACGTATGCTTGGGGCAACAAAAATAAAATGTTAACTAAATATTATGCTCATAGTACTGGTGGTAAAACAGGATATACAAAAGCTGCAGGAAGAACGCTAGTGAGTACTGCTGAGAAGGATGGTATGGAGTTAATCATGGTAACACTTAATGCACCTGATGACTGGAATGACCATCGAAGTATGTTTGAGTGGGGATATGAAACGTATGATCTGCGAGAGATTCAAGAAAAAGGGGGATTACAGTTAGAAGAACAACATAACGAGGGCGCTTCCGGTTACTTATGGGAACCTGTGATTGTTCCTCTTACCAAAGAAGAAGCGGCCAAAATTGAAGAAATAACCTACACGTTAAAACCTAATAATTTAGAATCAATTCATACAGTTCTAGGAAAAGCAGTTTATCAATTAAATGGTAAAGAAATTGTAGAGGTATCGGTGATGGCTGAGCCAGCAAAAGTACAATCCTTTTGGGAGGATACAGTAGAAGTATTTAAACGAATGTTAGGAGTATATTAA
- a CDS encoding nucleoside recognition domain-containing protein, whose amino-acid sequence MVNIIWVMMAVIGILYAMFNGTMSDVNKALFESADDAVMLSISLISVLVFWIGLMKIAEASGLLEGMAKLFRPIITRLFPDIPPNHPAMGYILSNVSANMFGLGNAATPMGIKAMQEMKELNPSEEASRSMITFLAINTSSVTLIPTTVIAIRMKYESIAPTEIVATTIIATLISTFGAVLVDRLFYSLRSRRGQ is encoded by the coding sequence ATGGTTAACATCATATGGGTGATGATGGCTGTAATTGGGATTCTATACGCTATGTTTAATGGAACCATGTCCGATGTGAATAAAGCATTATTTGAGAGTGCTGATGACGCTGTCATGCTATCGATTAGCTTAATTAGTGTGTTGGTGTTTTGGATTGGATTAATGAAAATTGCAGAAGCATCTGGATTATTAGAAGGAATGGCGAAATTGTTCCGTCCCATTATTACTAGGCTTTTTCCAGACATACCTCCGAATCACCCAGCTATGGGTTACATTTTATCAAATGTATCAGCTAATATGTTTGGTCTTGGAAATGCAGCTACTCCTATGGGAATCAAGGCTATGCAGGAAATGAAAGAACTTAACCCTTCAGAAGAGGCAAGCCGTTCTATGATCACATTCTTAGCGATAAATACGTCTAGTGTTACCTTAATTCCGACAACAGTTATTGCCATACGCATGAAATACGAATCAATAGCTCCAACAGAAATTGTTGCGACTACCATTATTGCAACGTTAATCTCTACGTTTGGCGCTGTATTAGTTGATAGGTTATTTTATTCCTTACGATCAAGGAGGGGACAGTAA
- a CDS encoding spore maturation protein, with protein sequence MGIITTVSTWIIPCIILLVLLVGTWKRVPTYETFVEGGKEGVKLAFSLLPFLLGMMVAIAIFRASGAMEAFVSLLSPLLGLIGVPSEIVPLALVRPISGTAALGMTTELIGTYGPDSFIGRLASTMQGSTDTTLYIITVYFGAVGIKRMGDALKVGLIADFIGIIASIIVVSIVFGG encoded by the coding sequence ATGGGGATAATCACAACTGTGAGTACATGGATAATTCCGTGTATCATATTGCTAGTATTACTTGTAGGTACGTGGAAAAGAGTCCCAACTTACGAAACGTTTGTGGAGGGTGGAAAAGAAGGGGTGAAGTTGGCCTTTTCTCTCCTCCCTTTTTTATTAGGTATGATGGTTGCTATTGCCATTTTTCGAGCATCAGGAGCAATGGAAGCATTTGTTTCTTTATTAAGTCCTTTATTAGGCTTAATAGGTGTACCTTCTGAAATTGTTCCGCTAGCTTTAGTTCGTCCTATTTCTGGAACAGCTGCATTGGGTATGACTACAGAATTAATTGGCACCTATGGACCCGATTCTTTTATAGGTAGACTTGCTTCTACAATGCAGGGTAGTACGGATACGACATTGTATATCATTACAGTGTATTTTGGTGCGGTTGGTATAAAGCGAATGGGAGATGCTCTAAAAGTTGGACTAATAGCTGATTTTATTGGTATAATTGCTTCAATAATAGTAGTTTCGATTGTTTTCGGTGGTTAA
- a CDS encoding pseudouridine synthase — translation MTNNKERLQKVIANSGVTSRRKAEQLITEGKVKVNGKVITELGTKVNPNDDIEVNGVPVEKEAPEYYLLYKPRGVISSVSDDKGRKVVTDYVPETDKRIYPIGRLDYDTSGLILLTNDGGFAQELMHPKHQIDKVYVAKVKGIPSKEELSSLTKGVQVDGEYLKAVHQRVISTDRKKNTAIIQLTLHEGKNRQIRRMFEALGYPIDKLKRERYAFLTTQGLQPGDCRELTPHEVKKLRKAADENVN, via the coding sequence ATGACGAATAATAAAGAGAGATTACAAAAGGTAATAGCTAATAGTGGTGTAACATCTAGAAGAAAAGCAGAACAACTTATTACGGAAGGTAAAGTAAAGGTGAATGGAAAGGTCATTACAGAGCTAGGTACAAAAGTTAACCCTAATGATGATATAGAAGTCAATGGAGTTCCCGTTGAAAAGGAAGCACCTGAATACTATTTATTATATAAGCCACGTGGGGTTATATCCAGTGTGAGCGATGATAAAGGTAGAAAAGTGGTGACAGATTATGTACCTGAAACGGATAAACGTATCTACCCTATCGGAAGGTTAGACTATGACACTTCTGGTTTAATTCTGTTAACGAACGATGGTGGTTTTGCCCAAGAGCTTATGCACCCTAAACATCAAATTGATAAGGTATATGTTGCCAAAGTAAAAGGAATACCATCAAAAGAAGAATTATCTTCTTTAACAAAAGGAGTTCAAGTAGATGGTGAGTATTTAAAAGCTGTTCATCAGCGTGTCATTTCAACAGATCGCAAGAAAAACACAGCTATCATACAACTCACACTACATGAAGGGAAGAACCGTCAAATTCGTCGCATGTTTGAAGCATTAGGCTATCCAATAGATAAATTAAAAAGAGAGCGATATGCATTTTTAACGACCCAAGGATTACAGCCTGGAGACTGTAGAGAATTGACGCCTCATGAGGTTAAGAAACTCAGAAAAGCTGCTGACGAAAATGTTAACTAA
- the resA gene encoding thiol-disulfide oxidoreductase ResA, with product MANKTNKKKKRLIFRSVMLTIMLAAVAFALYSNFTKDKKDILQVGEEAPNFKLETINVEGKETLTLDYFEGKGVMLNFWADYCPPCKEEMPYMQQLYPEYKKKGVEILAVNLDQGELVVENFIETHDLTFPIVQDKSGQVMELYDVGSLPATYFIGPEGEIEHKVIGALTLDKIEGYLQEIKPES from the coding sequence ATGGCAAACAAAACAAACAAAAAGAAAAAAAGACTTATATTTCGGAGCGTGATGCTTACTATTATGCTTGCTGCAGTAGCCTTCGCCTTATACTCTAATTTTACGAAAGACAAGAAAGATATATTGCAAGTTGGTGAAGAAGCACCTAATTTTAAGCTTGAAACAATAAATGTTGAAGGAAAAGAGACATTAACTTTGGATTATTTTGAAGGAAAAGGTGTCATGCTAAATTTCTGGGCAGATTATTGCCCACCTTGTAAAGAGGAAATGCCTTATATGCAGCAACTCTATCCTGAATATAAAAAGAAGGGCGTTGAAATTCTAGCAGTAAACTTAGACCAAGGTGAGTTAGTAGTTGAGAACTTCATTGAAACTCATGATCTTACTTTTCCAATTGTCCAAGATAAGAGTGGACAGGTGATGGAACTGTATGATGTAGGATCTCTTCCTGCAACCTATTTTATTGGTCCAGAAGGTGAAATTGAACATAAAGTAATCGGAGCATTAACATTAGATAAGATTGAAGGTTACTTACAGGAGATTAAACCGGAATCATAA
- the resB gene encoding cytochrome c biogenesis protein ResB, which translates to MNKITCECGHVNPEGTVLCEACGKPIEGNQHINGNQPNKLLNMRYDGSARRSQTYNKTFVDKIWNFFSSVKVGVWLIALTLIASAIGTIFPQEANNQSPLPANQYYEQNYGIAGKIYYQLGFHDLYGSWWYMILVASIGISLVIASLDRFVPLYRALKKQKPKRHETFLKRQRIFGQAEQATEEDKKALVQGLKKQRYKVYEQDGHILAEKGRFARWGPYVNHIGLIIFLIGTLLRFVPAMYIDESMWVREGETKQIPGTDRQYYIKNEDFFVETYDKDDPRYQEAIKEQGGSVVKNYQTNAVLYERTDEALPGSEPELKKIKEGAIQVNRPIKVDRFALYQTTYQLDEFKTMTFKLHEKEDSEEKELDTFTVDLVDPKSEYNLDNGIRVKVDSYFPEFEMQNGEPTSVSKYPKNPAFVFNIFTPENPDKPEVSFVGIGANLDPSGENQYKVGLKDFETRDVTGLTITKDLTLPILGLGGLIFMIGVIQGMYWNHRRIWIHPHDEGVWIAGHTNKNWFGIKRDLEKIVDGTNVPMVTDQNELKE; encoded by the coding sequence ATGAACAAAATTACTTGTGAATGCGGGCATGTGAACCCTGAAGGGACCGTTCTTTGTGAAGCATGTGGGAAACCGATAGAAGGAAACCAACATATAAATGGGAATCAACCAAACAAATTACTTAACATGCGCTACGATGGTAGTGCAAGAAGATCACAGACGTATAATAAAACATTTGTCGATAAAATTTGGAATTTCTTTTCCTCCGTTAAAGTAGGAGTTTGGCTTATTGCATTAACATTAATAGCTTCAGCTATTGGAACCATATTCCCTCAGGAAGCAAATAACCAGTCGCCATTGCCTGCAAACCAGTATTATGAACAGAATTATGGGATTGCTGGGAAAATCTATTATCAGTTAGGATTTCATGATCTATATGGGTCCTGGTGGTATATGATACTTGTAGCTTCCATTGGCATATCACTTGTCATTGCAAGTCTCGATCGATTTGTTCCTTTATATCGAGCGTTAAAGAAGCAAAAGCCAAAACGGCATGAGACGTTTCTTAAACGTCAACGTATATTCGGACAAGCTGAGCAAGCAACAGAGGAAGATAAAAAAGCTCTAGTTCAAGGGTTAAAGAAACAGCGATATAAAGTGTATGAACAAGATGGTCATATTTTAGCAGAGAAAGGTCGCTTTGCTCGTTGGGGTCCTTATGTTAATCATATTGGCTTAATCATCTTTCTTATAGGTACGCTATTACGTTTTGTACCCGCGATGTATATTGATGAAAGTATGTGGGTACGTGAAGGGGAAACTAAACAAATACCTGGTACAGATCGTCAATACTATATTAAAAATGAAGATTTTTTTGTAGAAACATACGATAAAGACGACCCGCGTTATCAAGAGGCCATTAAAGAACAAGGTGGTTCAGTCGTTAAAAACTATCAAACCAATGCGGTTCTTTATGAACGTACAGACGAGGCACTTCCAGGGTCTGAACCTGAATTGAAAAAGATAAAAGAAGGCGCTATTCAGGTCAACCGACCAATCAAAGTAGATCGCTTTGCTCTTTATCAAACAACCTATCAATTAGATGAATTTAAAACGATGACGTTTAAGCTACATGAGAAGGAAGATTCGGAAGAGAAAGAGCTGGATACCTTCACAGTTGATTTAGTAGATCCGAAATCGGAGTATAATCTAGACAATGGAATTCGTGTTAAAGTGGATAGTTATTTCCCAGAGTTTGAAATGCAAAATGGGGAACCTACCTCTGTATCAAAATATCCTAAAAATCCAGCTTTTGTATTCAATATATTCACTCCAGAAAATCCCGACAAACCTGAAGTTAGCTTTGTTGGTATAGGCGCAAATCTCGATCCTAGTGGAGAGAACCAATATAAGGTAGGACTAAAAGACTTTGAAACAAGAGATGTAACGGGCTTAACCATTACCAAAGATTTAACCTTACCTATTTTAGGGCTTGGTGGGCTTATTTTTATGATAGGCGTTATTCAGGGTATGTACTGGAATCATAGACGTATTTGGATTCATCCTCACGATGAAGGTGTTTGGATAGCGGGGCACACGAATAAAAACTGGTTCGGGATTAAGCGTGATCTTGAAAAGATAGTCGATGGTACGAATGTGCCAATGGTTACTGATCAAAATGAACTGAAAGAATAA
- the ccsA gene encoding cytochrome c biogenesis protein CcsA — translation MELTTISSNLLYGAFILYLIATFFFGGTIRAKGKEKVSTRSGNIAITITVIGFLLQVGYFITRWIVSKHAPVSNLFEFTTFFGMMLVFAFIIIYFIYRLNLLGLFTLPVALLVIAYASMFPQEISPLIPALKTHWLYIHVTTAAIGEAILAVSFAAGLIYLIKTVDQSKLTKKTFWLEFVIYALYATIGFVVITSVFRGIGYDSTFQIPSEVENAEPTQVEFTLPAITGPHNGELITNGAMQPLFNVPGWMEDAKAASKLNTFIWSLLSGLILYGLTLLILRKRVAAAIQPFLTKVNPDLVDEVSYRAVAIGFPVFTLGALIFAMIWAQQAWNRFWGWDPKEVWALITWLFYAVFLHLRLSQGWQGERSAWLAVIGFAIIMFNLIAVNLVIAGLHSYA, via the coding sequence ATGGAATTAACTACTATTAGTAGTAATTTATTATATGGTGCCTTTATCTTATACTTAATTGCTACGTTCTTTTTCGGAGGTACAATCCGTGCTAAGGGAAAAGAGAAAGTTAGTACAAGATCGGGAAATATCGCAATCACAATTACTGTCATCGGATTTCTATTGCAGGTTGGTTATTTCATAACAAGGTGGATTGTAAGTAAGCATGCACCTGTCAGTAATTTATTTGAATTCACAACTTTCTTTGGTATGATGCTCGTCTTTGCGTTTATTATTATTTATTTTATTTACCGATTAAATTTACTCGGTTTATTTACTTTACCAGTAGCTTTACTAGTTATTGCTTATGCGAGCATGTTTCCACAAGAAATATCTCCATTAATACCAGCACTAAAAACCCATTGGCTATATATTCACGTTACGACGGCAGCAATAGGTGAGGCTATTTTAGCTGTAAGTTTTGCAGCTGGTTTAATCTACTTAATTAAGACGGTAGATCAATCTAAGCTTACGAAAAAGACGTTTTGGTTGGAGTTTGTCATTTATGCACTTTATGCGACAATTGGTTTTGTCGTAATCACATCTGTATTCAGAGGTATTGGATATGATTCGACTTTCCAAATCCCTTCAGAAGTGGAGAATGCTGAACCCACACAGGTTGAATTCACACTTCCTGCTATAACGGGGCCTCATAATGGAGAATTAATTACAAATGGTGCAATGCAACCTTTATTCAACGTACCAGGTTGGATGGAAGACGCTAAAGCCGCCAGTAAGTTGAATACCTTCATCTGGTCGCTACTAAGTGGTCTTATTTTATATGGATTAACTTTATTAATTTTGCGAAAACGAGTGGCTGCTGCTATACAACCATTTTTAACAAAAGTGAATCCTGATTTAGTAGATGAAGTTTCTTATCGGGCTGTAGCAATAGGATTCCCAGTTTTCACGTTGGGGGCTCTGATTTTTGCTATGATTTGGGCGCAACAAGCATGGAACCGTTTCTGGGGCTGGGATCCAAAAGAGGTTTGGGCTCTAATAACGTGGTTGTTTTATGCAGTATTTTTACATCTTAGACTTTCTCAAGGCTGGCAAGGAGAACGTTCAGCTTGGTTAGCAGTAATTGGTTTTGCCATTATTATGTTTAATCTTATTGCTGTAAACTTAGTGATTGCCGGTCTACATTCCTATGCTTAA
- a CDS encoding response regulator transcription factor, whose amino-acid sequence MEQEQGGKVLVVDDEDRIRRLIRMYLERENFEVTEAEDGDEALQYAFEEDFDVILLDLMMPGKDGIEVCRELREKKATPVIMLTAKGEEANRVQGFEVGTDDYIVKPFSPREVILRVKALLRRSSSTKFLQTDTKTKDILVFNHLTIENDAHRVKADGKDVSLTPKEYELLLFLAQSPDKVFDREELLKEVWQYEFFGDLRTVDTHVKRLREKLSKVSKEAAKMIVTVWGVGYKFEVVGE is encoded by the coding sequence ATGGAGCAAGAACAAGGTGGGAAAGTTTTAGTAGTAGATGATGAGGATCGTATCCGTCGATTGATTCGGATGTACTTAGAACGAGAAAATTTTGAAGTTACAGAAGCTGAGGATGGAGACGAAGCACTTCAATATGCATTTGAAGAAGATTTTGATGTCATCTTACTAGACTTAATGATGCCAGGAAAAGATGGGATTGAAGTTTGTCGAGAACTTAGAGAGAAGAAGGCGACTCCTGTGATTATGCTGACCGCTAAAGGGGAAGAAGCCAATCGAGTACAAGGATTTGAAGTTGGAACAGATGACTATATCGTCAAGCCATTTAGTCCAAGAGAAGTAATACTTCGAGTGAAAGCATTATTGCGCAGATCTTCTTCTACAAAATTCTTGCAAACAGATACAAAAACAAAGGATATTTTAGTATTTAATCATTTAACGATTGAAAATGATGCCCATCGAGTAAAAGCTGATGGGAAAGATGTTAGTCTTACCCCTAAAGAATATGAACTGCTATTATTTTTAGCTCAATCTCCTGATAAAGTATTTGATAGAGAAGAATTATTGAAGGAAGTATGGCAATATGAATTCTTTGGAGACTTACGAACGGTGGATACACATGTGAAACGCCTACGAGAGAAGTTGAGTAAGGTTTCCAAAGAAGCAGCTAAAATGATTGTAACTGTTTGGGGTGTAGGGTATAAATTCGAGGTCGTTGGTGAGTAA
- a CDS encoding ATP-binding protein: MFWRSVVGKLWFTILLLVSFVLFILTVLLLEFFESYHVFQAEQRLMQNAKKVSSIVEEYEDDRNLTLSIVEKIVDPSSRIVIAFSEEDYWISNSKEESVPIINMDWILANEDLSSVLKDQTSVKQEDVLPSSKTNVMIVGYPLENQKGAVFVYQSLKFVEKTTSETTKIILLGAGIAIILTTIFAFFLSTRITSPLIKMREGAFELARGEFNTKIPILTHDEIGELAIAFNRMGRQLKYHINALNQEKEQLSGILRSMADGVITLNRKGHMLVTNPPADQFIDAWFFENKEQTQQEQDILPEELQDILQDVISLEKEIMTELTVQGRSWVVIMTPLYDKSYVRGAVAVIRDMTEERRLDKLRKDFIANVSHELRTPISMLQGYSEAIVDDVAETKEDKNELAQIIYDESLRMGRLVNELLDLARMEAGHIQLNMEHVQVRPFVERIIKKFQALANEQDVEIILNMDEELDNECITVDPDRMEQVMTNLLDNAIRHTNVNSRVEVSVSVSHDYLQLSVTDHGAGIPDEDLPFVFERFYKGDKSRKRKKGKAGTGLGLSIAKNIVEAHKGTISVHSMIDEGTTFIIKIARKHE; encoded by the coding sequence ATGTTTTGGCGAAGTGTCGTTGGTAAACTGTGGTTTACCATATTACTTCTCGTATCCTTTGTGTTATTTATTTTAACTGTGTTATTACTAGAATTCTTCGAAAGTTATCATGTTTTTCAAGCTGAACAACGTCTCATGCAAAACGCAAAAAAAGTATCCTCTATTGTAGAAGAATATGAAGATGACCGTAATCTCACATTATCTATTGTAGAGAAGATAGTTGATCCCTCTAGTAGGATTGTTATTGCTTTTAGTGAAGAAGATTATTGGATCTCGAATAGCAAAGAAGAGTCAGTACCTATTATTAATATGGATTGGATTCTTGCAAATGAGGATTTATCTAGTGTATTAAAAGATCAAACAAGTGTTAAACAAGAAGATGTATTACCGAGCTCTAAAACGAATGTAATGATTGTTGGTTATCCACTTGAAAACCAAAAGGGAGCAGTCTTTGTATATCAATCTTTAAAATTTGTAGAGAAGACAACATCTGAAACAACAAAAATCATTTTATTGGGAGCTGGGATAGCCATTATCCTAACTACAATATTTGCTTTCTTCCTATCTACTCGAATAACGTCTCCGCTTATAAAAATGAGAGAGGGAGCGTTTGAACTTGCAAGAGGTGAATTTAACACGAAAATACCAATTTTAACGCATGACGAAATTGGTGAGTTGGCTATAGCATTTAATCGAATGGGGCGACAGCTGAAATATCATATTAATGCTCTTAATCAAGAAAAGGAACAGTTATCAGGTATATTAAGGTCTATGGCTGATGGGGTCATAACATTAAATCGCAAGGGGCATATGCTCGTTACCAATCCGCCTGCAGACCAATTTATTGATGCTTGGTTTTTTGAGAATAAGGAACAGACTCAACAAGAACAAGATATCCTTCCTGAAGAACTGCAAGATATTTTACAAGATGTCATTTCTTTGGAAAAAGAAATTATGACAGAGCTCACTGTACAAGGGAGGAGTTGGGTCGTCATTATGACCCCTCTTTATGATAAGTCTTATGTAAGAGGTGCTGTAGCTGTTATTCGTGATATGACCGAAGAACGTAGATTAGATAAACTACGTAAAGATTTTATCGCAAATGTCTCTCATGAGCTTCGTACACCTATTTCAATGCTCCAGGGGTATAGTGAGGCTATAGTAGATGATGTAGCTGAGACAAAAGAAGATAAAAATGAATTAGCTCAAATTATTTATGATGAATCACTCCGTATGGGAAGACTGGTAAATGAGTTACTTGATTTGGCTCGAATGGAAGCTGGACATATACAATTAAACATGGAACATGTACAGGTGAGGCCATTCGTTGAACGAATTATTAAGAAATTTCAAGCTTTAGCAAATGAACAAGACGTTGAGATTATCTTAAATATGGATGAAGAACTAGATAATGAATGCATTACAGTTGATCCTGATCGGATGGAACAAGTAATGACGAATTTGCTTGATAATGCGATTCGACACACAAACGTAAACAGCAGGGTTGAAGTAAGTGTTTCCGTATCTCATGATTACCTTCAACTATCTGTTACGGACCATGGAGCTGGTATTCCTGATGAGGACTTGCCATTTGTGTTTGAGCGATTTTACAAAGGAGATAAATCTCGTAAGCGGAAAAAAGGGAAAGCTGGTACTGGACTTGGTCTTTCTATCGCGAAAAATATCGTAGAAGCTCATAAAGGGACTATTTCTGTTCATAGTATGATTGATGAAGGAACAACTTTCATCATAAAAATTGCTCGAAAGCACGAATAG